A single genomic interval of Methanobacterium sp. Maddingley MBC34 harbors:
- a CDS encoding GAF domain-containing protein (PFAM: GAF domain; PAS fold~TIGRFAM: PAS domain S-box): MVNEFGDLDNITSDLKDLLLDLTSDSIFLHDQEGNFIYINQAAYKTRGYTKDELMDLNLYDLNVPEFTECIKSCINDLMEKGEIIFESAHFRKDGSVMPVEIHSRIIEYEYQNLVLCSVRDISLRKKAEKALSRELEVNSDLTKLSRKLLESVPIEDISDMVLEYAQKFTQSKFGFVGYIDPETGYLISPTMTRNIWTECHVKDKSVIFEKFGGMWGWVLNNKKSLLTNHPKDDSRATGTPSGHIDIETFLAVPALVDENLVGIISLANSDKYDKQDLEVIERLSNLYAIAITRKHSDESIKKSEEKYRRIVEKFLKVSNEIIIEISKKE, translated from the coding sequence TTGGTTAATGAATTTGGGGATTTGGATAACATTACAAGCGATTTGAAGGATTTACTTTTAGATTTAACTAGTGATTCTATTTTCCTGCATGATCAAGAAGGTAATTTTATTTATATTAATCAAGCGGCCTATAAAACACGTGGTTACACTAAAGATGAATTAATGGATTTGAATTTGTATGATTTGAATGTTCCAGAATTCACTGAGTGCATAAAGTCCTGTATAAATGATTTGATGGAGAAAGGAGAAATTATCTTTGAATCTGCCCATTTCCGTAAAGACGGCTCAGTGATGCCGGTGGAAATACATAGTCGAATCATAGAATATGAATATCAAAATCTTGTTTTATGCTCTGTTCGAGATATTTCTCTGCGGAAAAAGGCTGAAAAAGCTCTTTCCAGGGAATTGGAAGTCAATTCTGATTTAACTAAACTATCCCGGAAACTTCTGGAATCAGTTCCTATTGAAGATATTTCAGATATGGTCTTGGAATATGCACAAAAATTTACCCAGAGTAAATTCGGTTTTGTTGGATACATTGACCCTGAAACTGGTTATCTTATTTCTCCCACTATGACTCGTAATATCTGGACTGAATGTCATGTGAAAGATAAAAGTGTAATCTTTGAGAAATTTGGTGGAATGTGGGGCTGGGTGTTAAATAACAAGAAATCTCTTCTCACCAACCATCCAAAGGATGATTCCAGGGCCACTGGAACACCTTCCGGACATATCGATATTGAAACATTCTTAGCAGTTCCTGCACTTGTTGATGAGAACTTGGTGGGTATAATCTCACTTGCAAATTCAGATAAATATGATAAACAGGATTTGGAAGTTATAGAACGATTATCAAATTTATACGCCATAGCAATCACTCGGAAACATTCTGATGAATCCATTAAAAAGAGTGAGGAAAAATATCGCAGAATAGTTGAAAAATTCCTCAAAGTATCCAATGAAATAATAATCGAAATAAGCAAAAAAGAGTAA
- a CDS encoding ribosome small subunit-dependent GTPase A (PFAM: Protein of unknown function, DUF258~TIGRFAM: ribosome small subunit-dependent GTPase A), with product MNNLLKKLGWNAFFGEHFTEYVGLYEPARVSTVFKNGYNVYTKDGEGRARISGNLHQNGNLPAVGDWVVVSKDNVGPVTIHAILPRKSKFSRKEAGKVTEEQVIVTNIDTIFIVTSLNRDFNLRRIERYLAIAKESKTEPVVILSKSDLCKDVDEKINEVLEIAPGINVVAISATRNEGIEQLSPYLKDGKTVALLGSSGVGKSTLINALEGYKRQNIGEIREKDSRGRHVTTERELIMLEKGGLIIDNPGMRELQLWDAGEGMLDLFSDIIELETQCKFSDCMHESEPGCAVKRAISDKSLSEKRLESFRKLQREMRAVERKKNPQLAGKKRWKEIAKMTKEIKNVKKR from the coding sequence ATGAATAATTTATTAAAGAAATTAGGATGGAATGCTTTTTTCGGGGAACATTTTACGGAGTATGTAGGATTATATGAACCCGCAAGGGTCTCAACTGTGTTCAAAAATGGTTATAATGTGTACACTAAGGATGGAGAGGGTCGTGCCAGAATTTCAGGTAACCTACATCAAAATGGAAATCTTCCCGCTGTAGGTGATTGGGTAGTTGTATCTAAAGATAATGTTGGGCCTGTAACTATACATGCCATTCTTCCTCGAAAAAGCAAGTTTTCTCGCAAAGAAGCAGGAAAAGTTACCGAAGAGCAGGTTATTGTCACAAATATTGATACCATTTTTATTGTAACCTCACTTAACCGGGACTTTAACTTAAGAAGGATAGAGAGATACCTTGCCATAGCTAAAGAAAGCAAAACAGAGCCTGTAGTGATCCTGAGTAAATCAGATCTTTGTAAAGATGTAGATGAGAAAATAAATGAGGTTCTGGAGATCGCACCTGGGATAAATGTGGTTGCTATTAGTGCAACCCGCAATGAGGGCATAGAACAATTATCACCTTACCTTAAAGATGGTAAAACCGTTGCATTACTGGGATCATCAGGTGTGGGGAAATCTACACTCATAAATGCCCTTGAAGGCTACAAAAGACAGAATATCGGTGAAATAAGGGAAAAGGATAGCAGGGGAAGGCATGTTACCACCGAAAGGGAATTGATCATGTTGGAAAAAGGTGGTTTAATTATAGACAACCCTGGCATGAGGGAATTGCAGCTATGGGATGCTGGAGAAGGGATGCTGGATCTTTTCAGTGATATTATCGAACTTGAAACGCAGTGTAAATTTTCAGATTGTATGCATGAAAGTGAACCTGGATGTGCAGTTAAAAGAGCCATAAGTGACAAATCCCTCTCAGAAAAAAGGTTAGAAAGTTTCAGGAAATTACAGAGAGAAATGCGTGCTGTTGAAAGGAAAAAAAACCCTCAACTTGCAGGAAAAAAGAGATGGAAAGAAATTGCGAAAATGACCAAAGAGATTAAAAATGTTAAGAAACGATAA
- a CDS encoding deoxyhypusine synthase (PFAM: Deoxyhypusine synthase~TIGRFAM: deoxyhypusine synthase) encodes MKVEPGMTTLQLMEEMGKSGVLGAGRLYRATKLLAELISDEETTVFLSIAGPMVPGGLRKIIRDLVADGYVDVLISSGANLTHDLLESFGGSHYRDHNETDEELCQMGMGRIGDIYTKSEDFEVFEKNINTILSDIADKENHMNIRQFLTEIGNHIQDPESIIHTATEKNVPIFAPGIIDCMLGLQLWMFTQENQLTLDAAGDMSELSDIVYGSKKVATVILGGGLPKHYALASNILTGGVDAAIQVTLDRSEAGSLSGAPLEEAKSWAKAKCESKLVTVIGDATIIFPMMVAGALELIEKND; translated from the coding sequence ATGAAAGTAGAACCTGGAATGACCACCCTCCAGCTAATGGAAGAAATGGGGAAAAGCGGAGTTCTAGGGGCAGGTCGACTTTACAGGGCTACAAAACTCCTGGCAGAACTTATCAGTGATGAGGAAACCACGGTCTTCCTGAGCATTGCCGGACCAATGGTCCCTGGGGGCCTTAGAAAAATCATCCGGGATCTGGTAGCTGATGGGTATGTAGATGTTCTTATAAGCAGTGGAGCCAACCTCACCCATGACCTCTTGGAGTCATTTGGAGGTTCACACTACCGTGACCATAATGAAACTGATGAAGAACTTTGCCAAATGGGTATGGGTCGTATTGGAGACATATACACAAAATCAGAAGATTTTGAAGTTTTTGAAAAAAATATTAACACCATCTTAAGCGACATTGCCGATAAAGAGAATCATATGAATATCCGGCAGTTTTTAACCGAGATCGGGAACCATATCCAGGATCCTGAATCCATAATTCACACGGCAACCGAGAAAAACGTGCCAATCTTCGCACCGGGTATTATTGACTGTATGCTTGGACTGCAACTGTGGATGTTCACCCAGGAAAACCAGCTAACCCTGGATGCAGCCGGAGACATGAGCGAACTATCAGACATAGTCTACGGATCCAAAAAGGTAGCCACCGTAATCCTGGGCGGAGGACTGCCAAAACATTACGCCCTGGCCTCAAACATACTAACCGGTGGAGTGGACGCAGCTATACAGGTAACCCTGGACCGCAGTGAAGCAGGAAGTCTAAGTGGGGCACCACTCGAAGAAGCTAAATCATGGGCCAAGGCCAAATGTGAATCCAAACTGGTAACCGTGATTGGAGACGCCACCATAATCTTCCCTATGATGGTGGCTGGGGCCCTGGAATTAATAGAAAAAAATGATTAA
- a CDS encoding orotidine-5'-phosphate decarboxylase (PFAM: Orotidine 5'-phosphate decarboxylase / HUMPS family~TIGRFAM: orotidine 5'-phosphate decarboxylase, subfamily 1), whose translation MEVKNKIILAMDVPSMGKAMELMDNVSDYLDTVKIGYPLVLAEGLESVTRIKEEYGCRVICDFKVADIPATNEKIADVTFQAGADAIIVHGFVGRDSAASCLDSANRQGKEIFLLTEMSHPGASQFLQPVSMDIARMGVEMGISNYVGPSTRLDRLEKIREIIGKDSFLISPGVGVQGGDPKDTLEFADALIIGRSIYLAPDPVEVLESIIDSIEL comes from the coding sequence ATGGAGGTTAAAAACAAGATAATCCTGGCCATGGATGTTCCCAGCATGGGAAAAGCCATGGAATTGATGGATAATGTTTCCGATTACCTGGACACGGTTAAGATTGGTTATCCCCTGGTGTTAGCCGAGGGATTGGAATCTGTGACTCGGATTAAAGAAGAGTATGGTTGTAGGGTTATCTGTGATTTTAAGGTGGCGGACATACCTGCCACCAATGAGAAGATTGCTGATGTTACCTTCCAGGCTGGTGCCGATGCCATTATCGTGCATGGTTTTGTGGGACGTGACAGTGCAGCCAGCTGCCTTGATTCTGCCAACAGGCAGGGTAAGGAGATCTTTCTACTCACTGAAATGTCACACCCCGGGGCATCCCAGTTCCTGCAGCCAGTTTCCATGGACATAGCCCGTATGGGTGTGGAAATGGGTATCAGTAATTATGTTGGTCCTTCCACCCGTCTGGATCGGTTGGAAAAAATTAGGGAAATTATAGGTAAAGATTCATTCCTGATATCCCCTGGAGTGGGTGTTCAGGGAGGAGATCCTAAAGATACCCTTGAATTTGCGGATGCCCTGATTATTGGCAGGAGTATATACCTAGCCCCTGACCCTGTAGAGGTCCTTGAGTCCATCATAGATTCTATTGAACTTTAA
- a CDS encoding putative RNA-binding protein (PFAM: TRAM domain), translated as MFGNSYGRDERENSSPISEGEEYDVKIEDLGRDGDGITRIEGFVVFVSGAKVGDEVKIKVNSVRRNFGFAEVVE; from the coding sequence ATGTTTGGAAATAGTTACGGAAGAGATGAAAGGGAAAATTCCTCCCCCATCAGTGAAGGGGAAGAATACGATGTTAAAATTGAAGATTTAGGTAGAGATGGTGACGGCATTACCCGTATTGAAGGTTTTGTTGTTTTCGTTTCAGGAGCTAAAGTCGGAGATGAAGTTAAAATTAAAGTTAACTCTGTTCGGAGAAATTTTGGTTTTGCAGAAGTAGTAGAATAA
- a CDS encoding hypothetical protein (PFAM: Roadblock/LC7 domain): MAKTKKELLDDVLTALVQVGQIKACAIVSKEGLLISSRTPPDVDARIFSALCSTIMGAAEAASAQMKTGSVSAISLKTEKGTIVLLPAGAKAILTTLTETEAQIGLILFEMESIAEQAEHILSK, from the coding sequence ATGGCTAAAACTAAAAAAGAACTACTTGATGATGTATTAACTGCTTTGGTGCAGGTAGGTCAAATAAAAGCCTGTGCCATTGTTTCAAAAGAGGGTCTTCTCATCAGTTCTAGAACTCCCCCTGATGTTGATGCCAGAATATTTTCTGCACTCTGCTCCACCATAATGGGAGCTGCAGAAGCTGCTTCAGCACAAATGAAAACAGGCTCCGTTAGTGCTATTTCTCTTAAAACAGAAAAAGGCACCATAGTATTATTACCTGCAGGAGCAAAGGCAATTCTAACAACTCTAACTGAAACTGAAGCCCAAATTGGCCTAATACTATTCGAAATGGAATCAATAGCTGAACAAGCAGAACATATACTGTCAAAATAA
- a CDS encoding putative intracellular protease/amidase (PFAM: DJ-1/PfpI family), protein MKVYIYILNTLADWEIGYLTAELNSGRYLDKTRPPVELITIGNTTEPIKTMGGITITPDENIDNIKFEEDDLLILPGADTWTEEENKKIIDIVSRIIDEKVIIAAVCGATIALANKGILNNRKHTSNDIEVLKMFCPEYTGENFYLNQPAVTDDNLITASGIAPLEFSYEVLKRTNLMKTETLEAWYQLYKTKEPKYFHALMESIEGA, encoded by the coding sequence ATGAAAGTATATATATACATATTAAATACATTAGCGGATTGGGAAATCGGTTATTTAACTGCTGAACTCAATAGTGGCAGATATTTGGATAAAACAAGACCTCCTGTTGAGCTTATAACAATTGGGAATACCACAGAACCCATAAAAACAATGGGAGGTATTACAATTACTCCAGATGAGAATATTGATAATATCAAGTTTGAGGAAGATGATTTACTTATTCTACCAGGAGCAGACACATGGACAGAAGAGGAAAATAAAAAAATAATAGATATTGTTTCCCGTATTATAGATGAAAAAGTAATTATTGCAGCAGTTTGTGGAGCCACAATAGCCCTTGCAAATAAAGGAATATTAAACAATAGAAAACATACCAGCAATGACATAGAAGTTTTAAAGATGTTTTGTCCTGAATACACCGGAGAAAATTTCTATTTAAATCAACCAGCAGTTACAGACGACAATCTAATAACAGCTAGTGGTATTGCCCCATTAGAGTTTTCATATGAAGTATTAAAAAGAACAAATTTAATGAAAACTGAAACACTGGAAGCATGGTACCAATTATATAAAACTAAGGAACCAAAGTATTTTCATGCCCTAATGGAATCCATTGAAGGAGCATAG
- a CDS encoding putative transcriptional regulator, C-terminal CBS domain containing protein (PFAM: Domain of unknown function; CBS domain) gives MLTSVQKEILQSLVNLYRNSEGRSVKGEEIAELMKRNPGTIRNQMQSLRSLGLVKGVPGPRGGYKPTIKAYHTLNIQDTDKKSQVPIYKSGELVKDITVAKIEFTSIPHPGECEAAIKAVGNIKTLDLGDKIRVGPTPVNKLVVDGVVVGRDDMDSIILLDTTAIRSIPKKRVIEVATPNLITLDGLSTIRDAARVLSTKSIEGAPVMDDGEIMGMVTLSDISRALAESREEMKVVDIMTKNTITINEDVMIADAIEIMNKNHIGRLIVVDPAGNARGIVTRTDLLDKIAGLK, from the coding sequence ATGCTCACATCAGTTCAGAAAGAAATATTACAGAGTCTCGTAAATTTATACCGCAATTCCGAAGGCAGATCTGTTAAAGGGGAGGAAATAGCGGAATTAATGAAGCGTAACCCCGGAACCATCCGTAATCAGATGCAATCTCTTCGTAGTTTAGGGCTGGTAAAAGGTGTGCCTGGACCAAGAGGAGGGTATAAACCAACTATTAAAGCTTACCATACCTTAAATATTCAGGATACAGATAAAAAGAGCCAGGTACCCATATACAAATCAGGGGAACTTGTAAAGGATATTACGGTGGCCAAAATAGAATTCACCAGCATTCCTCACCCTGGAGAATGTGAAGCAGCCATCAAAGCAGTGGGAAACATCAAAACCCTGGATCTGGGAGATAAAATACGAGTGGGCCCCACACCAGTAAATAAACTGGTAGTAGATGGAGTGGTGGTTGGTAGGGATGACATGGATAGCATTATCCTTCTGGACACCACTGCAATTCGAAGTATCCCTAAAAAAAGAGTAATAGAAGTGGCAACACCAAATCTAATAACTCTAGATGGATTAAGCACTATCAGAGATGCGGCTCGGGTTTTATCCACCAAAAGCATTGAGGGTGCACCGGTAATGGATGATGGGGAAATCATGGGAATGGTAACGTTATCTGATATCAGCAGGGCCCTGGCAGAGTCACGGGAAGAAATGAAAGTGGTGGATATAATGACCAAAAACACCATCACCATCAACGAGGATGTGATGATCGCCGATGCCATTGAAATCATGAATAAAAACCATATCGGCCGCTTAATAGTAGTTGATCCGGCAGGAAACGCACGTGGAATAGTCACCCGCACAGACCTTCTAGATAAAATTGCTGGATTAAAATAA